One Vicia villosa cultivar HV-30 ecotype Madison, WI unplaced genomic scaffold, Vvil1.0 ctg.003248F_1_1, whole genome shotgun sequence DNA segment encodes these proteins:
- the LOC131640636 gene encoding dirigent protein 21-like gives MDSLSSLEISLEESNIMPPIEKPHNFTHLHFYFHDTLDGEKPTTLKIINPPNESSHGDFGSTFIIDNPLTEEKDISSKVIGRAQGTYALASKQGDFALKMDVNFIFTEGRYKGSTLSLVGRNVIMDEVREMPIVGGTGAFRFAKGYALAKTVLYDPASHNSIEEFDLSIYHL, from the coding sequence atggatTCTTTATCTAGCTTAGAAATTTCCTTAGAAGAATCCAATATAATGCCACCCATAGAGAAACCACATAATTTCACCCACCTACACTTCTATTTCCATGACACCCTAGATGGTGAAAAACCAACTACACTCAAAATTATCAACCCACCTAATGAATCATCTCATGGTGATTTTGGATCCACTTTTATTATAGATAACCCTTTGACTGAAGAAAAAGATATAAGTTCAAAAGTTATTGGAAGAGCTCAAGGAACCTATGCATTGGCTTCTAAACAAGGTGATTTTGCTTTGAAAAtggatgttaattttatttttacagAAGGTAGGTACAAAGGGAGCACACTTAGTTTGGTTGGAAGGAATGTTATTATGGATGAAGTTAGAGAAATGCCTATTGTTGGAGGAACTGGTGcgtttaggtttgcaaaagggtATGCTTTGGCAAAGACTGTTTTATATGATCCTGCTTCTCATAATTCCATTGAGGAATTTGATCTTAGCATttaccatttataa